The following are from one region of the Polaribacter marinaquae genome:
- a CDS encoding HAD-IIB family hydrolase — MSVNNLKIENEIKLLSFDIDNTLIDFHTYKSNFKKVWDKYRKNNKTILTYNTGRLIDDVLHLINKNILPKPDYIISGVGTHIYNFKDKAVIKEFNDVLDDGWNLDAVENIIKKIEHPISDQPSKFQHSYKRSYFFHDANTELIESIEQDFIDANMDVNVVYSGNKFLDILPKWANKGNALQWLLKKLEISTNEVLVAGDSGNDSAMFDLKNVYGIVVSNAHEELYIYTKHKKVYHTEKTKGDGVIEGLIFYGIFPEKAIKDIVIDHSDDFFIKREKENIAQEDTDEKIALIKEGYIKAIEALKKNITPLGFSACSIKDNIPNGTDENYHSVWARDGAITVIGSLSLIDDEEIHQCQRQTLITLLEHISRNGQIPANVRLKNEEPDYSGVGGICSIDSGIWVVIAFYEYVNVTKDIAFLRKYIDAIKETMRWLGAHDSNNDALLEIPEAGDWTDLFGRSYNILYDEILWYRSNVCFGRMLEMLGNHEEAGEYIRWSQVIKKEIVQNFWPSTQQKLFQSVSFAEKQFTLGDTSYLIAQTTPFDFSWRCDTLGNILAFLHGTIDAEKAHQTFKFMLGVGVNDPFPVANVYPVVSPGDPDWKPYYTVNLLNLPNHYHNGGIWPFVGGFWVKFVNKLGFRDIAIAELYKLALINKEGITDEWEFTEWAHGTTGKPMGKAYQAWSAAQYISACSNLKIINTKK, encoded by the coding sequence ATGAGCGTAAATAACTTAAAAATTGAAAATGAAATCAAGCTATTATCCTTTGATATAGACAACACATTAATCGATTTTCATACCTACAAAAGTAATTTCAAAAAAGTTTGGGATAAGTACAGAAAAAATAACAAAACAATTCTTACATATAACACTGGGCGTTTAATAGATGATGTTTTACATCTTATTAATAAAAACATTTTACCAAAACCCGATTATATTATTTCTGGTGTTGGTACACATATTTATAATTTTAAAGACAAAGCTGTAATTAAAGAGTTTAATGATGTTTTAGATGATGGGTGGAATTTAGATGCTGTAGAAAACATTATTAAAAAAATAGAACACCCTATTAGCGATCAACCAAGTAAATTTCAACATTCTTATAAGAGAAGTTACTTTTTTCATGATGCAAACACAGAACTTATAGAAAGTATAGAGCAAGATTTTATAGATGCCAACATGGATGTTAACGTTGTATATTCTGGTAATAAATTTTTAGATATTTTACCAAAATGGGCAAACAAAGGTAACGCCTTGCAATGGCTACTTAAAAAACTAGAAATTTCTACAAACGAAGTTTTAGTTGCTGGAGATAGTGGTAATGATTCTGCAATGTTCGACCTTAAAAACGTCTATGGTATTGTTGTTTCTAATGCACATGAAGAACTATATATTTATACAAAACATAAAAAAGTTTATCACACAGAAAAAACAAAAGGAGACGGTGTTATAGAAGGGTTAATTTTCTACGGAATATTTCCTGAAAAAGCCATAAAAGATATAGTTATAGATCATTCTGATGACTTTTTTATAAAAAGAGAAAAGGAAAACATAGCACAAGAAGACACAGACGAAAAAATTGCCTTAATTAAAGAAGGATACATAAAAGCGATAGAAGCTTTAAAGAAAAATATTACACCACTTGGTTTTTCTGCTTGTTCTATTAAAGATAACATACCAAATGGCACCGACGAAAATTACCACAGCGTTTGGGCAAGAGATGGCGCAATTACAGTAATTGGTTCTCTTTCTTTAATAGATGATGAAGAAATTCATCAATGTCAAAGACAAACATTAATTACGTTATTAGAACATATTTCTAGAAACGGACAAATACCTGCCAATGTTCGCTTAAAAAATGAAGAACCAGATTATTCTGGTGTAGGCGGAATTTGCTCTATCGATAGCGGAATTTGGGTAGTTATTGCATTTTATGAATATGTAAACGTTACAAAAGATATTGCCTTTTTAAGAAAATACATTGATGCCATTAAAGAAACCATGCGTTGGTTAGGTGCACACGATAGTAATAACGATGCACTTTTAGAAATACCAGAAGCTGGTGATTGGACCGATCTATTTGGAAGAAGTTATAACATTTTATATGATGAGATTTTATGGTACAGATCTAACGTTTGCTTTGGTAGAATGTTAGAAATGCTGGGTAATCATGAAGAAGCTGGTGAATATATTAGGTGGTCTCAAGTAATTAAAAAAGAAATCGTTCAAAACTTTTGGCCTTCTACGCAGCAAAAATTATTTCAATCTGTATCATTTGCAGAAAAACAATTTACACTTGGTGATACTTCTTATTTAATAGCACAAACTACTCCTTTCGATTTTAGTTGGCGTTGTGATACTTTAGGTAATATTTTAGCCTTTTTACACGGCACAATAGATGCAGAAAAAGCGCATCAAACATTTAAATTTATGTTGGGTGTTGGTGTAAATGATCCTTTTCCTGTTGCCAACGTTTACCCAGTAGTTAGTCCTGGAGACCCAGATTGGAAACCTTACTATACCGTAAATCTTTTAAATCTACCAAACCATTACCACAACGGCGGAATTTGGCCTTTTGTTGGTGGCTTTTGGGTGAAATTTGTTAACAAACTTGGTTTTAGAGATATCGCAATTGCAGAACTTTACAAGCTTGCACTTATAAATAAAGAAGGTATAACAGACGAATGGGAATTTACAGAATGGGCTCATGGCACAACAGGTAAACCAATGGGTAAAGCTTACCAAGCTTGGTCTGCAGCACAATATATTTCTGCGTGTAGTAATTTAAAAATAATCAATACAAAAAAATAA
- a CDS encoding TIGR01777 family oxidoreductase → MSIILITGGTGLVGSKLTEVLLANNHEVRILSRNPSNKNEFKWDISKGFVDEKALTNIDYIIHLAGAGIADKRWTDKRKQIIIDSRVETANLLFDKIKKLDIQLKGFISASGSNYYGAKTVNNVFKESDESGDDFLGEVCLKWENAANKFKELNVSVTILRTGIVLSKKGGALEKMKTPIISPLGSGNQYMSWIDIEDLCNLYLKSVEENFEGVFNAVSPEFHTSKSFSKILAKSIGRPFLPIAVPGFLLKLVFGELAVILLEGNRLSSSKILNTGFKFKFESLEKALRKM, encoded by the coding sequence ATGTCTATAATATTAATTACAGGAGGTACAGGTTTAGTTGGTAGTAAATTAACAGAAGTTTTACTAGCTAATAATCATGAAGTAAGAATTCTTAGCAGAAACCCTTCAAATAAGAATGAATTTAAATGGGATATTTCTAAAGGATTTGTTGATGAAAAAGCATTGACAAATATCGATTATATAATTCATTTAGCCGGAGCTGGTATTGCAGATAAAAGATGGACTGATAAAAGAAAACAAATTATTATTGATAGTAGGGTAGAGACTGCAAATTTACTTTTCGATAAAATTAAAAAATTAGATATTCAATTAAAAGGCTTTATCTCTGCTTCGGGTAGTAATTACTACGGAGCAAAAACAGTGAATAATGTTTTTAAAGAAAGTGATGAATCTGGAGATGATTTTTTAGGAGAGGTTTGTTTAAAGTGGGAAAATGCGGCAAATAAATTTAAAGAGTTAAATGTATCCGTAACAATATTAAGAACAGGTATTGTATTGTCTAAAAAAGGTGGTGCGTTAGAAAAAATGAAAACACCTATAATTTCTCCGTTAGGTTCTGGAAACCAATATATGTCTTGGATAGATATCGAAGATTTATGTAATTTATATTTAAAATCTGTTGAAGAAAATTTTGAAGGAGTTTTTAATGCCGTTTCTCCAGAATTTCACACAAGTAAATCTTTTTCTAAAATATTAGCAAAATCTATCGGTAGACCTTTTTTACCAATAGCCGTACCTGGTTTTTTGTTAAAATTAGTTTTCGGAGAGTTGGCAGTTATCCTTTTAGAAGGTAATAGGTTATCTAGTAGTAAAATTTTAAATACTGGTTTTAAATTTAAATTTGAAAGTTTAGAGAAAGCATTGCGTAAAATGTAA
- a CDS encoding vWA domain-containing protein — MKKNKIRKGFVFKTYEAENISPFEKLFEIFKELITHTSGDFDEAIDWLRSLDVEYKLTDENYTIDDFVEDLKKKGYIKEEIDGNGVGGTKITAKTERAIRQQALNHIFGKIKRSGAGNHKSKSPGIGDEHTGDFRAYQFGDSLDKVSMTESIRNAQVNNGINDFNLTENDLVVEETLHKSQMSTVLMIDISHSMILYGEDRITPAKKVAMALAELITTRYPKDTLDIIVFGNDAWSIKIKDLPYLQVGPYHTNTVAGLNLAMDLLRRKRNTNKQIFMITDGKPSCLRLPDGQYYKNSNGLDKYIVNKCYAMAQQARKLHIPITTFMIAQDPYLMQFVRAFTQANQGKAFYTGLKGLGEMIFEDYETNRKKRIKG, encoded by the coding sequence ATGAAAAAAAATAAAATAAGAAAAGGATTTGTTTTTAAAACTTACGAAGCAGAAAACATCTCTCCTTTTGAAAAACTTTTCGAAATATTTAAAGAACTAATTACACATACTTCTGGTGATTTTGACGAAGCAATCGATTGGTTAAGATCTTTGGATGTAGAGTACAAATTAACCGATGAAAATTATACGATTGATGATTTTGTAGAAGACCTAAAAAAGAAAGGCTACATCAAAGAAGAAATCGATGGTAATGGAGTTGGCGGAACAAAAATTACTGCAAAAACAGAGCGTGCTATTAGACAACAAGCGTTAAATCATATTTTTGGTAAAATTAAAAGAAGCGGTGCTGGTAATCATAAAAGTAAATCGCCAGGAATTGGAGATGAACATACAGGTGATTTTAGAGCATATCAATTTGGAGACTCCTTAGACAAGGTTTCTATGACAGAAAGTATAAGAAACGCACAAGTTAATAACGGAATTAACGATTTTAATCTTACAGAGAATGATTTGGTTGTAGAAGAAACACTACATAAAAGTCAAATGAGTACTGTTTTAATGATAGACATTAGTCATTCTATGATTTTATATGGCGAAGACCGAATTACGCCTGCTAAGAAAGTTGCCATGGCTTTGGCTGAATTAATTACAACAAGATACCCAAAAGACACTTTAGATATTATCGTTTTTGGTAACGATGCTTGGTCTATCAAAATTAAAGATTTACCATATTTACAAGTTGGTCCTTATCACACAAATACGGTTGCGGGTTTAAATTTAGCTATGGATTTGTTAAGAAGAAAAAGAAATACCAACAAACAAATATTTATGATTACAGACGGAAAACCAAGTTGCTTGCGTTTACCCGATGGTCAATATTATAAAAACAGTAATGGTTTAGATAAATACATTGTAAACAAATGTTATGCAATGGCACAACAAGCAAGAAAATTACACATTCCTATTACAACTTTTATGATTGCACAAGATCCGTATTTAATGCAATTTGTTAGAGCATTTACCCAAGCAAATCAAGGAAAAGCATTTTATACCGGTTTAAAAGGTTTAGGAGAAATGATTTTTGAAGACTACGAAACCAATAGAAAAAAAAGAATTAAAGGATAA
- a CDS encoding T9SS type A sorting domain-containing protein, with the protein MEIINSSNQVVLSIDDNFGNGTNTSFLNQNSSVVNLPNGNYTIRVYDQYGDDWNGTGPYGKVFVNNTETFSFDGNFPNNASANTAIQFDFAFDIGLDDASFAYTNSSYSISDTDPTPTITGETGGTFTATAGLVINATTGVIDLSESTIANHTITYTTNDPDQSSSQQNITINFATSQYHNTSKKYIEYIPGTMPVIISAPHGGTITGSELTTRSCGTGEMDDNTDILIREIQKKCFDEFGVYPYIIINNLRRNKLDPNRTKSVATCNNTSANEYFDAYHDFIDQASADVNTKFGKGLYIDLHGQSHSIPRIEAGYNLPSSSFDEDLNNTSTNAAELARVTIKNLIENNLQNLTFEDLVRGSESFGGLMQVTGGSEYAALGHAGCGRTEGYRTVPSHIGNGGQGSCDDTNPGSNAYFAGDYYSNIRHGSGNTSNANSVVGGGGTVNGGGGTIDGIMTEVNRRVRDVGAEYVSLYGRANDGRSATIPYFSRDYAKVLEKFIDLHYNDFSNFSYDNTSYSIKGVNTTPIIQGISGGEFSSTSGLALNTTTGEINVASSTPGTYTIAYTAPNVGSFYKKETEITINTDEVTNEFTVTSGNWSEPSNWSLNREPIATDNVLIPSGNTVYLDGNQKSINDITVEGSLTINSDKSLTVAGNLDNTGNFTIASGASLIVNGTATGNLVYNRNIDGNKWYLIGSPLAGQTIVDFANNHPSIAKGSGSGTDRNIALAPFDNSKANSLRWSYYKVGQVDEINGDDTADLLAPGKGFTTRLTSNGTLAFTGTINTENVSRTVTQGTNSFNLVANPYTSYLSSADFLTQNSGVGKSLKTQTLWVWNQNLNGGLGDYDTRVTVQNFEIAPGQAFFVEVENTNDINFSAAAQSHQNTDTFLKSERPEIKLNITDGTNIKFTEIYYIDGTTTGFDNGYDGEIFNGVSSNFQVFSGLVSKTDEKKLSIQSLPNSNHEAMIIPIGINAKSGTEIEFSTEIKNLPAGLNVYLEDTSKNTFTKLSDSNSKHKIVLEEDLNGTGNFYIHTRAKVLATETEVLDNISIYSSKGKVTINGIVNSDINLSIFTILGSKVYKTNFTSNGRSEITLPKLSKGVYLLQIKSSTNNITKKIILE; encoded by the coding sequence ATGGAAATTATTAACTCATCCAATCAAGTTGTTTTATCAATTGATGATAATTTTGGGAATGGAACAAACACAAGTTTTTTAAATCAGAACTCATCAGTTGTAAACCTTCCTAACGGAAATTATACCATAAGAGTTTATGATCAATATGGTGATGATTGGAACGGAACTGGGCCTTACGGAAAAGTTTTTGTAAATAACACCGAAACATTTAGTTTCGACGGAAACTTTCCTAATAACGCCTCAGCTAACACAGCTATTCAATTTGATTTTGCATTTGATATAGGTTTAGATGATGCATCATTTGCTTACACAAATAGTAGTTATTCAATTTCAGACACAGACCCAACTCCTACAATTACCGGAGAAACAGGTGGTACTTTTACTGCAACAGCCGGTTTGGTAATCAATGCTACAACAGGTGTTATCGATCTTTCAGAATCTACTATTGCTAATCATACAATAACGTATACTACAAACGATCCAGATCAAAGTAGTTCTCAGCAAAACATTACAATCAATTTTGCTACATCTCAATACCATAATACTTCAAAAAAATATATAGAATACATTCCGGGTACAATGCCTGTAATTATTTCGGCTCCTCACGGTGGAACTATTACGGGGAGTGAATTAACCACTAGAAGTTGTGGTACTGGTGAAATGGATGATAATACAGATATTTTAATTAGAGAAATACAAAAAAAGTGTTTTGATGAATTTGGAGTTTACCCTTATATAATCATCAATAATCTTAGAAGAAATAAACTAGATCCAAACAGAACTAAAAGTGTAGCAACATGTAATAATACAAGTGCAAACGAATACTTTGATGCTTACCATGATTTTATAGATCAAGCAAGTGCAGATGTGAATACTAAGTTTGGTAAAGGTTTGTATATAGATTTACACGGACAAAGTCACTCGATACCAAGAATAGAAGCTGGTTATAATTTACCAAGTAGCTCTTTTGATGAGGATTTAAATAATACATCAACTAATGCTGCAGAATTAGCAAGAGTTACCATCAAAAATTTAATTGAAAATAACTTACAAAATTTAACTTTTGAAGATTTAGTTAGAGGATCTGAAAGTTTTGGAGGTTTAATGCAAGTTACCGGAGGTTCGGAATATGCTGCTTTAGGACATGCTGGTTGTGGAAGAACTGAAGGATACAGAACTGTACCAAGTCATATTGGAAATGGTGGACAAGGTTCTTGTGATGATACGAATCCTGGTAGTAATGCTTATTTTGCTGGAGACTATTATAGTAATATTAGACATGGTTCTGGTAATACAAGTAACGCAAACTCTGTTGTAGGCGGTGGTGGAACTGTAAACGGTGGTGGTGGTACTATTGATGGTATTATGACAGAAGTTAATAGAAGAGTTAGAGATGTAGGTGCCGAATATGTATCATTATACGGTAGAGCAAATGATGGAAGATCAGCTACAATTCCTTATTTTTCTAGAGATTACGCTAAAGTGTTAGAAAAATTTATCGATTTACATTATAATGATTTTTCTAATTTTTCTTATGATAACACTAGCTACTCTATCAAAGGAGTTAATACAACACCAATCATACAAGGAATTTCGGGTGGAGAGTTTTCTTCAACTTCTGGTTTAGCCTTAAACACTACTACCGGAGAAATTAACGTTGCTTCTTCTACCCCAGGAACGTATACAATTGCATATACTGCACCAAACGTAGGTAGTTTTTATAAAAAAGAAACAGAAATTACCATTAATACAGATGAAGTTACTAATGAGTTTACAGTTACTTCTGGTAATTGGTCTGAACCTTCTAATTGGAGTTTAAATAGAGAACCAATAGCAACAGATAATGTTTTAATTCCTTCTGGAAATACTGTATATTTAGATGGCAATCAAAAATCGATTAATGATATTACTGTAGAAGGAAGCTTAACTATAAATTCAGATAAATCCTTAACAGTTGCTGGTAATTTAGATAATACAGGTAATTTTACAATAGCATCTGGTGCATCTTTAATTGTAAATGGTACCGCAACAGGTAACCTGGTTTACAATAGAAATATTGATGGAAATAAATGGTATTTAATAGGATCTCCACTAGCAGGACAGACTATTGTAGACTTTGCAAACAATCACCCAAGTATTGCTAAAGGATCTGGATCTGGAACTGATAGAAACATTGCTTTGGCTCCTTTTGACAATTCAAAAGCAAATTCTTTAAGATGGTCTTATTATAAAGTTGGTCAAGTTGATGAAATTAATGGTGATGATACTGCAGATTTGTTAGCTCCAGGAAAGGGTTTTACCACTAGATTAACTTCCAATGGAACTTTAGCCTTTACAGGTACAATAAATACCGAAAATGTTTCAAGAACGGTAACTCAGGGTACAAACTCTTTTAACTTAGTTGCGAATCCTTATACTTCTTATTTAAGTAGTGCCGATTTCTTAACTCAAAATTCTGGTGTAGGAAAAAGTTTAAAAACACAAACTTTATGGGTATGGAATCAAAATTTAAACGGTGGATTAGGTGATTATGATACAAGAGTAACTGTTCAAAATTTTGAGATAGCACCAGGACAAGCCTTTTTTGTTGAAGTTGAAAATACTAATGATATCAATTTTTCTGCGGCTGCACAAAGTCACCAAAATACAGATACATTCTTAAAATCTGAGAGACCAGAAATTAAATTGAATATTACAGACGGTACAAATATTAAATTTACAGAAATCTATTATATAGACGGAACAACAACAGGTTTTGACAATGGTTATGATGGAGAAATCTTTAACGGAGTTAGCTCTAATTTTCAAGTTTTTAGCGGTTTAGTTTCTAAAACTGATGAGAAAAAATTAAGTATCCAATCTTTACCTAATAGTAATCATGAAGCAATGATTATACCAATAGGAATTAATGCAAAATCTGGAACAGAAATTGAATTTTCAACAGAAATTAAAAACCTACCAGCTGGTTTAAATGTTTATTTAGAAGATACATCTAAAAATACATTTACAAAATTAAGCGATAGTAACAGCAAACATAAAATTGTTTTAGAAGAAGATTTAAACGGAACTGGTAATTTCTACATACATACTAGAGCCAAAGTATTAGCTACAGAAACAGAAGTTTTAGATAACATATCTATTTATAGTTCTAAAGGTAAAGTAACTATTAACGGTATTGTTAATTCTGATATTAACTTATCGATTTTTACTATTCTTGGTAGTAAAGTTTACAAGACAAACTTTACATCTAATGGTAGATCAGAAATTACATTACCAAAATTATCTAAAGGAGTTTATCTTTTACAAATAAAGAGTAGCACAAATAACATCACAAAAAAAATAATTTTAGAATAA
- a CDS encoding acyl-CoA-binding protein, with the protein MNSDLDKEFKEAFIKISELKEAVTPDIMLKFYAYYKQANYGSNLPFENDLNVRNAFKLNAWMQLKDMSSEEAKQEYIKLANAVLNKKQSK; encoded by the coding sequence ATGAATAGTGATTTAGACAAAGAGTTTAAAGAAGCTTTCATTAAAATATCTGAGCTTAAAGAGGCAGTTACACCAGATATTATGCTTAAATTTTATGCGTATTACAAACAAGCTAATTATGGAAGTAATTTACCTTTTGAAAACGATTTAAATGTTAGAAATGCATTTAAATTAAATGCTTGGATGCAATTAAAAGACATGTCTTCTGAAGAAGCAAAACAAGAATATATAAAATTAGCAAACGCAGTATTAAATAAAAAACAATCAAAATGA
- a CDS encoding phosphatidylserine decarboxylase family protein produces the protein MIRFHKEGYKIIVIAFILSIAGILLADKFIEIIWLVKVIQIAILILLFTVLQFFRNPKRVTTLDERTIIAPVDGKVVVIEEVEEPEYFKDKRLQVSIFMSPINVHVTRYAMSGIIKYSKYHPGKYLVAWHPKASTENERTTVVIENNVIGEVLYRQIAGALAKRIVNYAKEGEEVVQGTDAGFIKFGSRVDLYLPLGTELAVKLGDKVKGGTQIVARK, from the coding sequence ATGATTCGTTTTCATAAAGAAGGGTATAAAATTATTGTAATTGCTTTTATTTTATCTATTGCAGGTATTTTATTGGCAGATAAATTCATTGAAATTATTTGGCTTGTAAAAGTTATTCAAATAGCGATACTAATATTGCTTTTTACAGTACTTCAATTTTTTAGAAACCCTAAAAGAGTTACCACTTTAGATGAAAGAACTATCATTGCGCCAGTTGATGGTAAAGTTGTTGTGATAGAAGAGGTAGAAGAACCAGAATATTTTAAAGATAAAAGATTACAAGTATCTATCTTTATGTCTCCTATAAATGTACACGTTACTAGATATGCAATGAGCGGTATAATTAAATACAGCAAATACCATCCAGGTAAATATTTAGTTGCATGGCATCCAAAAGCTTCTACAGAAAATGAAAGAACAACGGTTGTTATCGAAAACAATGTAATAGGAGAAGTTTTATACAGACAAATTGCAGGTGCTTTAGCTAAAAGAATTGTAAACTACGCAAAAGAAGGAGAAGAAGTGGTGCAAGGTACTGATGCTGGTTTTATTAAGTTCGGATCTAGAGTAGATTTATATTTACCATTAGGTACAGAATTGGCTGTAAAACTAGGTGATAAAGTAAAAGGAGGCACACAAATTGTAGCAAGAAAATAA
- a CDS encoding YceI family protein has translation MKKAFILLLLVATNISFISCKSDKTTAKTTQKEDIAKFSVNKAEKEINFTAYKFTEKTPVGGQFRQVDVISGGTGETIKEAINNTEFSIPVSSIFTKDSSRDYKIQKFFFGVMSDTKLLSGKLNIENDSIGSATIKMNGVSNKVPFKYTIVNNTFAMSGKMDVSNWNALDALASLNKVCEALHTGSDGVSKTWSEVALNITTKF, from the coding sequence ATGAAAAAAGCATTTATTTTATTATTATTAGTTGCAACAAACATCAGTTTTATCTCTTGTAAATCTGATAAAACAACAGCGAAAACAACACAAAAAGAAGACATCGCTAAGTTTTCTGTAAATAAAGCTGAAAAAGAAATTAATTTTACAGCATATAAATTTACAGAAAAAACACCTGTAGGGGGTCAATTTAGACAAGTAGATGTAATTTCTGGTGGTACTGGAGAAACAATTAAAGAAGCAATTAACAATACAGAATTCTCTATTCCTGTTAGTAGTATTTTTACAAAAGATTCTAGTAGAGATTACAAAATTCAGAAGTTTTTCTTCGGAGTAATGTCTGACACAAAATTACTTTCTGGGAAATTAAATATTGAAAATGATTCTATTGGTAGTGCAACAATTAAAATGAACGGTGTATCTAACAAAGTACCTTTTAAATACACAATTGTAAACAATACTTTTGCCATGAGTGGTAAAATGGACGTTAGTAATTGGAATGCCTTAGATGCTTTAGCTTCTTTAAATAAAGTTTGTGAAGCTTTACATACTGGTTCTGACGGAGTTTCTAAGACTTGGAGCGAAGTTGCACTAAACATCACTACAAAATTCTAA
- a CDS encoding magnesium chelatase: MNISGINTLGDLKKSGYESKSIKDELRENLISKMMNKETIFKGVHGYENTVIPELERAILSKHNINLLGLRGQAKTRLARLMLTLLDEYIPVVEGSEINDDPLNPISRFAVELIKEKGDDTPIFWLHRNERFAEKLATPDVTVADIIGDVDPIKAANLKLSYADDRVIHYGMIPRANRCIFVINELPDLQARIQVALFNILQEGDIQIRGFKLRLPLDMQFVFTANPEDYTNRGSIVTPLKDRIGSQILTHYPADIETAKIITAQEANKVASQKEFIEVPELAKDLLEQIVFEARDSEYIDAKSGVSARLSISAFENLLSTAERRAIISGDSKTMIRLSDFDGIIPAITGKVELVYEGEQEGAHVVAEKLIRTAIKNLFPDYFPEIKKLEKQEEESPYDTIVSWFFNIDTDFELLDDYSDKRYKSELDKIEPLQKLITKYQPNMNDTDTYFMKEFVLWALVEYKKLSKQRFTEGTQFKDPYGNFINGL; encoded by the coding sequence ATGAATATAAGCGGCATAAATACATTAGGAGATTTAAAAAAATCTGGATACGAATCGAAATCTATAAAAGATGAATTAAGAGAAAACCTCATCAGTAAAATGATGAATAAAGAAACCATTTTTAAGGGTGTACATGGATACGAAAATACAGTAATACCAGAACTAGAAAGAGCTATTTTAAGTAAACATAACATCAATTTATTAGGTTTGCGTGGTCAAGCAAAAACTAGATTGGCAAGATTGATGTTGACCTTGTTAGACGAATACATTCCGGTAGTAGAAGGTTCTGAAATTAATGACGATCCTTTAAACCCAATATCTAGATTTGCAGTAGAATTAATCAAAGAAAAAGGAGATGACACACCTATTTTTTGGTTGCATAGAAACGAACGTTTTGCAGAAAAATTAGCAACACCAGATGTTACTGTAGCAGATATAATTGGTGATGTAGATCCTATTAAAGCTGCCAATTTAAAACTAAGTTATGCAGATGACAGAGTTATTCATTACGGAATGATACCAAGAGCAAACCGTTGTATTTTTGTAATTAATGAATTGCCAGATTTACAAGCTAGAATTCAGGTTGCTTTATTTAATATTTTACAAGAAGGAGATATTCAAATTCGTGGTTTTAAATTACGCTTACCTTTAGATATGCAATTTGTATTTACTGCGAATCCAGAAGATTATACAAACAGAGGTAGCATTGTTACACCTTTAAAAGATAGAATTGGTTCTCAAATTCTTACACATTATCCTGCAGATATAGAAACAGCTAAAATAATTACTGCACAAGAAGCAAATAAAGTAGCATCACAAAAAGAGTTTATAGAAGTACCAGAACTAGCTAAAGATTTATTAGAGCAAATTGTTTTTGAAGCAAGAGATAGCGAATATATAGATGCTAAAAGTGGTGTAAGTGCAAGATTAAGTATTTCTGCATTCGAAAACTTATTAAGTACAGCAGAAAGAAGAGCCATTATATCTGGCGATTCAAAAACAATGATTCGTCTAAGCGATTTTGACGGAATAATACCTGCCATTACTGGTAAAGTAGAATTGGTTTATGAAGGTGAACAGGAAGGTGCACACGTAGTTGCAGAGAAATTAATTAGAACTGCTATTAAAAATCTTTTTCCTGATTATTTTCCTGAAATTAAAAAATTAGAAAAACAAGAAGAAGAATCTCCTTATGACACTATTGTTTCTTGGTTTTTTAATATTGATACTGATTTTGAGTTATTAGATGATTATTCTGATAAACGATACAAAAGTGAATTAGATAAAATAGAACCCTTGCAAAAATTAATTACAAAGTATCAACCAAACATGAATGATACAGATACTTATTTTATGAAAGAATTTGTTCTTTGGGCTTTGGTAGAGTATAAAAAATTAAGCAAACAACGTTTTACAGAAGGTACTCAATTTAAAGATCCTTATGGTAATTTTATAAACGGATTATAA